The following proteins come from a genomic window of Gimesia chilikensis:
- a CDS encoding Hsp70 family protein — MKFVEGQTVGIDLGTTYSAIAQLDKDGNPISLKNTDGRSITPSVVLLGEEGRVVVGPSFERTAIEDDPSRIIEAVKRHMGDDHFYVVYQEKKLTAEFLSALILKKMKQDAEKDIGAITNAVITVPYYFNDVRRKATQDAGRIAGLNVIDIINEPTAATLAYAWKRNELGNPDAMPDGERTILVYDLGGGTFDVTIVRYSPTQFRVLATDGDVMLGGLDWSQRIVDHVAEQFKKKFGSDPREDPVTMRTCVQECEDAKRELSQKAQAPVSIYHKGNTLTVALTRGDFERMTADLLQRTRDTTELVMQQAGVEKGELDDVVLVGGSTLMPVVEEMLKTVCGREPSRSMNPEEAVAQGAAIHAAILEARATGGESRMAQAVNKRLRNVSTADVNSHSLGVKITDPNDRTRKINHIMIKRNTEIPASVSQKFVTTSDNQQRIHVIILEGEASDPDACTTIGDFRILNLPPNLPKGSPVEVTYRYDANGRIHASARELTGNNESATEIVRDSGLDSEGIDRFEVLARDYVVE; from the coding sequence ATGAAGTTTGTTGAAGGCCAGACTGTTGGCATCGACCTCGGAACCACATATTCCGCCATCGCCCAACTCGACAAAGACGGGAATCCCATTTCCCTGAAAAACACGGATGGCCGCTCGATTACACCTTCGGTAGTTCTGCTGGGAGAAGAGGGACGCGTCGTCGTCGGCCCCTCGTTCGAACGGACGGCGATCGAAGACGATCCCTCCCGCATCATCGAAGCAGTCAAACGCCATATGGGCGACGATCACTTTTACGTCGTCTACCAGGAAAAGAAGCTGACCGCGGAATTCCTGTCAGCGTTGATCCTGAAGAAAATGAAACAGGACGCGGAAAAAGACATCGGTGCGATCACCAATGCTGTCATCACCGTGCCCTATTACTTCAATGACGTTCGTCGTAAAGCCACTCAGGACGCCGGTCGGATTGCCGGGCTGAACGTGATTGACATCATCAACGAACCAACGGCGGCCACCCTGGCCTATGCCTGGAAACGGAACGAGCTGGGTAATCCCGATGCCATGCCTGACGGCGAACGCACCATTCTGGTTTACGACCTCGGGGGTGGTACATTCGACGTCACAATCGTCCGCTATTCACCTACACAGTTCCGCGTACTGGCAACTGACGGGGACGTGATGCTTGGTGGTCTGGACTGGAGTCAGCGAATCGTGGACCACGTCGCGGAACAGTTCAAGAAAAAGTTCGGCAGCGACCCGCGCGAAGATCCCGTCACCATGCGGACCTGCGTGCAGGAGTGTGAAGACGCCAAGCGGGAACTGAGTCAGAAAGCCCAGGCCCCGGTATCCATTTATCACAAAGGAAACACACTGACAGTCGCGTTGACCCGAGGCGATTTCGAACGCATGACCGCCGACCTCCTGCAACGTACCCGTGACACCACCGAGCTGGTTATGCAGCAGGCAGGAGTCGAAAAAGGGGAACTGGACGACGTCGTGCTGGTGGGTGGTTCAACCCTGATGCCCGTGGTCGAAGAGATGCTCAAGACCGTCTGTGGTCGCGAGCCATCCCGCAGCATGAACCCGGAAGAAGCCGTTGCCCAGGGAGCCGCGATCCATGCAGCCATTCTGGAAGCCCGCGCTACCGGCGGTGAAAGCCGCATGGCCCAGGCAGTTAACAAGCGTCTGCGAAACGTCAGCACGGCAGATGTGAACTCGCACTCGCTGGGTGTGAAGATCACCGATCCCAACGACCGGACTCGGAAGATCAATCACATCATGATCAAACGCAATACCGAAATCCCTGCCAGTGTCAGCCAGAAGTTCGTCACGACTTCAGACAACCAGCAGCGGATTCACGTGATTATTCTGGAAGGGGAAGCCAGTGATCCGGATGCCTGCACCACCATCGGTGACTTCCGCATCCTGAATCTGCCTCCCAACCTTCCGAAAGGTTCTCCGGTAGAAGTCACCTACCGCTATGATGCCAACGGCCGAATTCATGCGTCTGCCCGCGAACTGACCGGGAACAACGAATCGGCAACGGAAATTGTCCGCGATTCCGGTCTGGATTCCGAAGGCATTGACCGCTTCGAAGTTCTGGCCAGAGACTACGTGGTCGAGTAA